The following proteins come from a genomic window of Sesamum indicum cultivar Zhongzhi No. 13 linkage group LG10, S_indicum_v1.0, whole genome shotgun sequence:
- the LOC105172042 gene encoding uncharacterized protein LOC105172042 produces the protein MTHLFPSKNMLRLVLLLNALIPLAFSITLFDWTILIVNDSKDQTLTTHCETNGDDIGTKALNPSTKQAFVCPVLVKERTVASCDITLGNLHGRFDVLDWDRDQRRCVDGACLWHVDENGLFLVINCQLVLQYPWPN, from the coding sequence ATGACTCATCTCTTCCCTTCCAAAAACATGCTGCGACTTGTCTTGCTGCTAAATGCATTAATCCCTCTTGCTTTTTCCATCACCTTGTTTGATTGGACCATTCTCATCGTCAACGACTCCAAAGATCAGACGTTAACGACACATTGTGAGACCAACGGTGACGACATTGGAACCAAAGCGTTAAACCCCTCTACCAAGCAAGCATTTGTATGTCCGGTGCTTGTCAAGGAAAGGACCGTCGCGTCGTGCGACATCACGTTGGGAAATTTACATGGACGTTTCGATGTATTGGACTGGGACAGAGACCAGCGCAGGTGTGTGGACGGTGCGTGTCTCTGGCATGTTGACGAGAATGGGCTGTTCTTGGTTATTAATTGTCAGTTGGTGTTACAATATCCATGGCCGAACTAG
- the LOC105171846 gene encoding probable voltage-gated potassium channel subunit beta, which produces MKIPEQTMQYKNLGRSGLKVSQLSYGAWVTFGNQLDVKEAKSILQCCRDHGVNFFDNAEVYANGRAEEIMGQAIKELGWKRSDIVVSTKIFWGGPGPNDKGLSRKHIIEGTKNSLKRLDMDYVDVIYCHRPDIGTPIEETVRAMNHVIDKGWAYYWGTSEWSAQQITEAWGVAERLDLVGPIVEQPEYNLFSRHKVESEYLPLYTNYGIGLTTWSPLASGVLTGKYNSGNIPSDSRFALENYKNLASRSLVDDVLKKVNGLKPIADELGVPLSQLAIAWCASNPNVSSVITGATKEAQIQENMKAINVIPLLTPAVMEKIEAVVQSKPKRPDSYR; this is translated from the exons ATGAAAATCCCAGAACAAACCATGCAGTACAAGAACCTTGGAAGATCTGGTCTCAAGGTCTCCCAGCTCTCCTATGGTGCCTGGGTCACTTTCGGCAACCAGCTCGATGTCAAGGAGGCGAAATCTATCCTCCAGTGCTGCCGTGACCACGGTGTGAACTTCTTCGACAATGCCGAGGTCTACGCCAACGGCCGTGCTGAGGAGATCATGGGCCAGGCTATCAAGGAGCTAGGGTGGAAGCGATCTGACATTGTTGTATCCACCAAGATCTTCTGGGGTGGGCCTGGCCCGAACGACAAGGGTCTGTCAAGAAAGCACATAATAGAAGGGACTAAGAATTCTTTGAAGAGGTTGGACATGGATTATGTTGATGTGATTTATTGCCACCGGCCCGATATCGGGACGCCGATCGAGGAGACTGTGAGGGCTATGAACCATGTCATTGATAAGGGATGGGCTTATTATTGGGGGACTAGTGAGTGGTCTGCTCAGCAGATTACTGAGGCTTGGGGTGTGGCTGAGAGGCTGGATCTCGTGGGGCCCATTGTTGAGCAGCCTGAGTATAATCTGTTCTCCAGGCATAAG GTTGAGTCTGAGTATCTTCCTTTGTACACTAACTATGGTATCGGCCTCACCACATGGAGTCCACTTGCATCTGGAGTTCTGACCGGAAAGTATAACTCGGGAAATATTCCATCTGATAGTAGGTTTGCCTTGGAAAATTATAAG AATCTTGCAAGTAGATCCTTGGTAGATGATGTGCTGAAGAAAGTGAATGGATTGAAACCAATTGCAGATGAGCTGGGGGTGCCTTTGTCTCAGCTTGCAATTGCTTGGTGTGCATCAAATCCTAATGTTTCATCTGTTATCACCGGTGCCACCAAAGAGGCCCAG ATTCAAGAGAACATGAAGGCCATCAATGTTATTCCTTTGCTAACACCTGCAGTGATGGAGAAGATCGAGGCTGTTGTTCAAAGCAAACCTAAGCGCCCAGATTCATATCGGTAG
- the LOC105171847 gene encoding uncharacterized protein LOC105171847 isoform X1 — MKSELYGCAGQQCDGDSTHINPDDQNFDKSLHNISVQTGEEFSPEFLRDRVMSRRTHLVKDVDPIPTKLPAYDVVQNHHLVHEDLTGFLGIRRRDPEMCSEFSDFSPSKGYLDGQSRYYREFQVSARHQRRFSDDLDRGSPYGPPIYSLDSPNTYQPCGIGSGFPDSSFYPKMKFLCSFGGKILPRPSDGKLRYVGGETRIISIRKNLTYFELVKKTTAIWNHPHTIRYQLPGEDLDALISVSSNEDLHHMIEEYHDLERSSQRLRLFLVSSGDPEGSCPMEARTIQQTHADYQYVVAVNGMVDPSPQRSSSRESLGSHGGSNLDGSSTPQRDSPTLCHQLEKRNGGSSVSHKVVLSSPTAQAINVPQLPSKSYIPSLVHVKDLKISCMKGYEDVTCQDGYGYASPYVVDSPAYESPYCVDATSYYRNHPIDTLLWIDSPNKNNQIIDSHATPMLRSHSRKPSADFESPARYGPGDFIESRGLPNSVPQHSENLLFPLSNVQVESHKKASGSQQQYEEKAVVPSKERTDKSPMIFSTSSSSQEKQIEHEEYKVYRNKDQHFEETLYLKKEWIKTKETSTKQDVKNQAVKNDCASNADLPECKQNLAKIICQPDLNHGFHTGPSKPQLNGDKSSVLSSNCLEGTAEAWKENYQISPSEPEFLINSQKAANNQKHHNPHVIDSNKVLHGCHRLQSIASEEKPGMNSCKKLNPSKSTLVQSQSSYKCQKTGLLEVPVVVEGVTDCMPHEAASCSTTIPCVQDEQSDGIESHREEEAESGIPESDFEDLKVDEDKDESISEAAIIEMEAGIYGLQIIRNADLEDLQELGSGTFGTVYHGKWRGTDVAIKRIKKSCFAGRSSEQDRLTKDFWREAQILSKLHHPNVVAFYGVVPDGPGGTLATVTEFMANGSLRHVLLRKDRALDRRKKVMLALDAAFGMEYLHLKNIVHFDLKCDNLLVNLGDPQRPVCKVGDFGLSRIKQNTLVSGGVRGTLPWMAPELLNGSSSRVSEKQVDVFSFGIAMWEIIAGDEPYANMHCGAIIGGIVNNTLRPPIPERCDSEWRKMMEECWSHDPDARPTFTEITNRLQVMSKALQPKRFNRVKR, encoded by the exons ATGAAGAGTGAACTCTATGGTTGCGCAGGCCAACAATGTGACGGTGATTCGACCCATATCAATCCGGATGATCAGAACTTCGATAAATCTCTGCATAATATCTCAGTACAGACAGGTGAAGAATTTTCGCCTGAGTTCTTGAGGGATCGTGTTATGTCTAGGAGAACGCATTTGGTGAAAGATGTTGATCCAATCCCTACAAAGTTGCCAGCTTATGATGTTGTCCAGAATCACCATCTTGTGCATGAGGATTTGACAGGTTTTCTTGGGATAAGGAGAAGAGATCCTGAGATGTGCTCAGAGTTCTCAGATTTTTCTCCTAGCAAAGGATATTTGGATGGACAAAGTAGATATTACAGGGAATTCCAGGTCAGTGCACGGCATCAGAGAAGATTCTCTGACGACCTTGATAGGGGTAGTCCATATGGGCCACCAATTTATTCATTAGATTCCCCGAATACCTATCAGCCTTGTGGTATAGGATCAGGATTTCCAGATAGTTCATTCTATCCGAAAATGAAATTCCTTTGCAGTTTTGGGGGAAAGATATTACCAAGACCAAGCGACGGGAAACTTAGATATGTTGGTGGAGAGACGAGGATTATATCCATCAGAAAAAACTTAACGTATTTTGAGCTTGTGAAGAAGACCACTGCAATCTGGAATCATCCTCATACAATCAGGTACCAGCTTCCAGGTGAAGACCTTGATGCACTTATTTCTGTGTCTTCTAATGAGGATCTTCATCATATGATAGAAGAATACCATGATCTTGAGAGAAGTTCTCAGAGACTTAGATTATTTCTCGTTTCTTCTGGTGATCCTGAGGGCTCATGTCCTATGGAAGCGAGGACCATACAGCAAACTCATGCTGATTATCAGTATGTCGTTGCAGTTAACGGCATGGTTGACCCGAGCCCTCAGAGGAGCTCTAGCAGGGAGAGTCTGGGAAGCCACGGGGGAAGTAACTTGGATGGCAGTTCGACCCCTCAACGGGACTCTCCTACCTTGTGTCATCAGTTAGAGAAGCGGAATGGAGGCAGTTCTGTAAGTCACAAAGTGGTACTTTCGAGTCCCACTGCTCAAGCGATTAATGTTCCTCAACTCCCTTCAAAGTCCTATATTCCATCTCTAGTCCATGTTAAAGATCTGAAAATTTCCTGTATGAAAGGATATGAAGATGTTACATGTCAAGATGGCTATGGATATGCTAGTCCATATGTTGTGGACTCCCCAGCTTATGAAAGTCCGTATTGTGTTGACGCCACAAGCTATTACAGAAATCATCCCATTGATACCTTGCTGTGGATAGATAGTCCAAATAAGAACAATCAAATTATAGACTCGCATGCAACTCCTATGTTGCGCTCTCACTCCCGTAAGCCCAGTGCAGATTTTGAGTCTCCTGCACGATATGGTCCCGGTGATTTTATTGAGAGCAGAGGCTTGCCAAATTCTGTGCCCCAACATTCTGAAAATTTACTCTTTCCTCTGTCCAATGTTCAAGTTGAATCTCACAAGAAAGCAAGTGGATCACAACAACAATATGAAGAGAAAGCGGTTGTCCCTTCAAAAGAAAGGACAGACAAATCTCCTATGATTTTTTCCACGTCCAGTTCTTCTCAAGAAAAACAGATAGAACATGAGGAATATAAAGTATATAGGAATAAGGATCAGCACTTTGAAGAGACTCTATATCTTAAAAAAGAGTGGATCAAGACAAAAGAAACCTCTACTAAGCAAGATGTGAAAAACCAAGCTGTTAAAAATGATTGTGCGTCAAATGCAGATCTTCCGGAGTGCAAACAGAATTTGgcaaaaataatatgtcaACCAGATCTAAACCACGGTTTTCATACTGGACCATCAAAGCCACAGCTCAATGGAGACAAGAGTTCTGTTTTGTCATCTAATTGTTTGGAGGGTACAGCAGAAGCTTGGAAAGAGAATTACCAAATAAGTCCGAGTGAGCCTGAATTCCTCATCAACAGCCAAAAAGCAGCGAATAATCAGAAGCATCACAATCCTCATGTGATTGACTCTAACAAAGTTCTCCATGGATGTCACAGGCTTCAATCCATAGCATCTGAG GAGAAACCTGGAATGAATTCTTGCAAGAAGTTGAATCCTAGTAAGAGCACCTTGGTCCAATCTCAATCCTCTTATAAGTGTCAGAAAACTGGTTTACTAGAAGTACCTGTTGTAGTTGAAGGCGTGACTGATTGCATGCCACATGAAGCCGCATCCTGCTCAACTACTATCCCATGCGTACAAGATGAACAGAGTGACGGGATTGAATCCCATAGAGAGGAAGAAGCTGAGAGTGGTATCCCTGAATCTGACTTTGAA GATCTTAAAGTTGATGAAGATAAGGATGAGTCAATAAGTGAAGCTGCAATAATTGAAATGGAAGCAGGGATATATGGTTTGCAG ATCATTAGAAATGCTGATCTGGAAGACCTGCAAGAGTTAGGATCTGGAACATTTGGAACTGTATACCATGGGAAATGGAGGGGAACAGATGTTGCCATCaagagaataaaaaagagTTGTTTTGCCGGGAGATCTTCCGAACAAGACAGACTG ACGAAAGACTTCTGGAGGGAGGCTCAGATTCTTTCTAAACTTCACCATCCAAATGTTGTAGCATTCTACGGTGTTGTTCCTGATGGACCAGGTGGCACATTGGCCACTGTGACTGAATTCATGGCTAATGGGTCACTAAGGCATGTCCTCTTGAGGAAAGATCG AGCACTTGATCGGCGTAAAAAGGTTATGCTTGCACTGGATGCTGCTTTTGGCATGGAATACctgcatttgaaaaatattgttcattttgatttaaaatgtGACAACTTGCTAGTCAACTTGGGAGACCCGCAACGCCCTGTATGCAAG GTTGGTGATTTTGGACTGTCGAGAATTAAGCAGAATACGCTTGTCTCAGGTGGTGTTCGGGGAACGCTTCCATGGATGGCTCCTGAGCTACTGAATGGAAGCAGTAGTCGTGTTTCTGAGAAA CAGGTCGATGTTTTCTCGTTTGGCATAGCAATGTGGGAGATTATTGCCGGAGATGAACCATATGCAAACATGCACTGTGGAGCCATCATAG GTGGAATTGTAAATAACACTCTCAGGCCACCAATCCCTGAACGGTGTGATTCCGAGTGGAGGAAGATGATGGAAGAGTGCTGGTCGCACGACCCAGATGCCAGGCCAACATTTACGGAGATTACAAACCGGCTGCAGGTTATGTCGAAGGCTCTCCAACCAAAGAGATTCAACAGAGTTAAAAGATGA
- the LOC105171847 gene encoding uncharacterized protein LOC105171847 isoform X2, protein MKSELYGCAGQQCDGDSTHINPDDQNFDKSLHNISVQTGEEFSPEFLRDRVMSRRTHLVKDVDPIPTKLPAYDVVQNHHLVHEDLTGFLGIRRRDPEMCSEFSDFSPSKGYLDGQSRYYREFQVSARHQRRFSDDLDRGSPYGPPIYSLDSPNTYQPCGIGSGFPDSSFYPKMKFLCSFGGKILPRPSDGKLRYVGGETRIISIRKNLTYFELVKKTTAIWNHPHTIRYQLPGEDLDALISVSSNEDLHHMIEEYHDLERSSQRLRLFLVSSGDPEGSCPMEARTIQQTHADYQYVVAVNGMVDPSPQRSSSRESLGSHGGSNLDGSSTPQRDSPTLCHQLEKRNGGSSVSHKVVLSSPTAQAINVPQLPSKSYIPSLVHVKDLKISCMKGYEDVTCQDGYGYASPYVVDSPAYESPYCVDATSYYRNHPIDTLLWIDSPNKNNQIIDSHATPMLRSHSRKPSADFESPARYGPGDFIESRGLPNSVPQHSENLLFPLSNVQVESHKKASGSQQQYEEKAVVPSKERTDKSPMIFSTSSSSQEKQIEHEEYKVYRNKDQHFEETLYLKKEWIKTKETSTKQDVKNQAVKNDCASNADLPECKQNLAKIICQPDLNHGFHTGPSKPQLNGDKSSVLSSNCLEGTAEAWKENYQISPSEPEFLINSQKAANNQKHHNPHVIDSNKVLHGCHRLQSIASEEKPGMNSCKKLNPSKSTLVQSQSSYKCQKTGLLEVPVVVEGVTDCMPHEAASCSTTIPCVQDEQSDGIESHREEEAESGIPESDFEDLKVDEDKDESISEAAIIEMEAGIYGLQIIRNADLEDLQELGSGTFGTVYHGKWRGTDVAIKRIKKSCFAGRSSEQDRLTKDFWREAQILSKLHHPNVVAFYGVVPDGPGGTLATVTEFMANGSLRHVLLRKDRALDRRKKVMLALDAAFGMEYLHLKNIVHFDLKCDNLLVNLGDPQRPVCKVGDFGLSRIKQNTLVSGGVRGTLPWMAPELLNGSSSRVSEKVDVFSFGIAMWEIIAGDEPYANMHCGAIIGGIVNNTLRPPIPERCDSEWRKMMEECWSHDPDARPTFTEITNRLQVMSKALQPKRFNRVKR, encoded by the exons ATGAAGAGTGAACTCTATGGTTGCGCAGGCCAACAATGTGACGGTGATTCGACCCATATCAATCCGGATGATCAGAACTTCGATAAATCTCTGCATAATATCTCAGTACAGACAGGTGAAGAATTTTCGCCTGAGTTCTTGAGGGATCGTGTTATGTCTAGGAGAACGCATTTGGTGAAAGATGTTGATCCAATCCCTACAAAGTTGCCAGCTTATGATGTTGTCCAGAATCACCATCTTGTGCATGAGGATTTGACAGGTTTTCTTGGGATAAGGAGAAGAGATCCTGAGATGTGCTCAGAGTTCTCAGATTTTTCTCCTAGCAAAGGATATTTGGATGGACAAAGTAGATATTACAGGGAATTCCAGGTCAGTGCACGGCATCAGAGAAGATTCTCTGACGACCTTGATAGGGGTAGTCCATATGGGCCACCAATTTATTCATTAGATTCCCCGAATACCTATCAGCCTTGTGGTATAGGATCAGGATTTCCAGATAGTTCATTCTATCCGAAAATGAAATTCCTTTGCAGTTTTGGGGGAAAGATATTACCAAGACCAAGCGACGGGAAACTTAGATATGTTGGTGGAGAGACGAGGATTATATCCATCAGAAAAAACTTAACGTATTTTGAGCTTGTGAAGAAGACCACTGCAATCTGGAATCATCCTCATACAATCAGGTACCAGCTTCCAGGTGAAGACCTTGATGCACTTATTTCTGTGTCTTCTAATGAGGATCTTCATCATATGATAGAAGAATACCATGATCTTGAGAGAAGTTCTCAGAGACTTAGATTATTTCTCGTTTCTTCTGGTGATCCTGAGGGCTCATGTCCTATGGAAGCGAGGACCATACAGCAAACTCATGCTGATTATCAGTATGTCGTTGCAGTTAACGGCATGGTTGACCCGAGCCCTCAGAGGAGCTCTAGCAGGGAGAGTCTGGGAAGCCACGGGGGAAGTAACTTGGATGGCAGTTCGACCCCTCAACGGGACTCTCCTACCTTGTGTCATCAGTTAGAGAAGCGGAATGGAGGCAGTTCTGTAAGTCACAAAGTGGTACTTTCGAGTCCCACTGCTCAAGCGATTAATGTTCCTCAACTCCCTTCAAAGTCCTATATTCCATCTCTAGTCCATGTTAAAGATCTGAAAATTTCCTGTATGAAAGGATATGAAGATGTTACATGTCAAGATGGCTATGGATATGCTAGTCCATATGTTGTGGACTCCCCAGCTTATGAAAGTCCGTATTGTGTTGACGCCACAAGCTATTACAGAAATCATCCCATTGATACCTTGCTGTGGATAGATAGTCCAAATAAGAACAATCAAATTATAGACTCGCATGCAACTCCTATGTTGCGCTCTCACTCCCGTAAGCCCAGTGCAGATTTTGAGTCTCCTGCACGATATGGTCCCGGTGATTTTATTGAGAGCAGAGGCTTGCCAAATTCTGTGCCCCAACATTCTGAAAATTTACTCTTTCCTCTGTCCAATGTTCAAGTTGAATCTCACAAGAAAGCAAGTGGATCACAACAACAATATGAAGAGAAAGCGGTTGTCCCTTCAAAAGAAAGGACAGACAAATCTCCTATGATTTTTTCCACGTCCAGTTCTTCTCAAGAAAAACAGATAGAACATGAGGAATATAAAGTATATAGGAATAAGGATCAGCACTTTGAAGAGACTCTATATCTTAAAAAAGAGTGGATCAAGACAAAAGAAACCTCTACTAAGCAAGATGTGAAAAACCAAGCTGTTAAAAATGATTGTGCGTCAAATGCAGATCTTCCGGAGTGCAAACAGAATTTGgcaaaaataatatgtcaACCAGATCTAAACCACGGTTTTCATACTGGACCATCAAAGCCACAGCTCAATGGAGACAAGAGTTCTGTTTTGTCATCTAATTGTTTGGAGGGTACAGCAGAAGCTTGGAAAGAGAATTACCAAATAAGTCCGAGTGAGCCTGAATTCCTCATCAACAGCCAAAAAGCAGCGAATAATCAGAAGCATCACAATCCTCATGTGATTGACTCTAACAAAGTTCTCCATGGATGTCACAGGCTTCAATCCATAGCATCTGAG GAGAAACCTGGAATGAATTCTTGCAAGAAGTTGAATCCTAGTAAGAGCACCTTGGTCCAATCTCAATCCTCTTATAAGTGTCAGAAAACTGGTTTACTAGAAGTACCTGTTGTAGTTGAAGGCGTGACTGATTGCATGCCACATGAAGCCGCATCCTGCTCAACTACTATCCCATGCGTACAAGATGAACAGAGTGACGGGATTGAATCCCATAGAGAGGAAGAAGCTGAGAGTGGTATCCCTGAATCTGACTTTGAA GATCTTAAAGTTGATGAAGATAAGGATGAGTCAATAAGTGAAGCTGCAATAATTGAAATGGAAGCAGGGATATATGGTTTGCAG ATCATTAGAAATGCTGATCTGGAAGACCTGCAAGAGTTAGGATCTGGAACATTTGGAACTGTATACCATGGGAAATGGAGGGGAACAGATGTTGCCATCaagagaataaaaaagagTTGTTTTGCCGGGAGATCTTCCGAACAAGACAGACTG ACGAAAGACTTCTGGAGGGAGGCTCAGATTCTTTCTAAACTTCACCATCCAAATGTTGTAGCATTCTACGGTGTTGTTCCTGATGGACCAGGTGGCACATTGGCCACTGTGACTGAATTCATGGCTAATGGGTCACTAAGGCATGTCCTCTTGAGGAAAGATCG AGCACTTGATCGGCGTAAAAAGGTTATGCTTGCACTGGATGCTGCTTTTGGCATGGAATACctgcatttgaaaaatattgttcattttgatttaaaatgtGACAACTTGCTAGTCAACTTGGGAGACCCGCAACGCCCTGTATGCAAG GTTGGTGATTTTGGACTGTCGAGAATTAAGCAGAATACGCTTGTCTCAGGTGGTGTTCGGGGAACGCTTCCATGGATGGCTCCTGAGCTACTGAATGGAAGCAGTAGTCGTGTTTCTGAGAAA GTCGATGTTTTCTCGTTTGGCATAGCAATGTGGGAGATTATTGCCGGAGATGAACCATATGCAAACATGCACTGTGGAGCCATCATAG GTGGAATTGTAAATAACACTCTCAGGCCACCAATCCCTGAACGGTGTGATTCCGAGTGGAGGAAGATGATGGAAGAGTGCTGGTCGCACGACCCAGATGCCAGGCCAACATTTACGGAGATTACAAACCGGCTGCAGGTTATGTCGAAGGCTCTCCAACCAAAGAGATTCAACAGAGTTAAAAGATGA